From the Exiguobacterium marinum DSM 16307 genome, the window GAATGGCAACTCTCGCCATGCGGTTCCCCGCTCGATTGCACCGGCGAGCGATTGCCCGACTTCCGTTTGGAAAAATGCCTCAACATCAGGGAGTGCGAGGCGTGCCGTCTCGGCCTCGACTGGACTAAGCATCCCTTGCATCTCCCACCGATTGATTTGATCGACAATCGGTTGGCTTGGGTCCGCTAATTGGAAAATCAAGTGTAACGTCGTCCCTCGTTCGGCACCGGTCTGTTTGACTTGACGCCATTTTGGTTCTCGGTAAGGCGTATCGACCGGTCGGACCGGGTCTTCAAAGGCGGCTTGTTCAAGTTGCATCGCCCGTTTCAATTCGGTCACTGTTTGTTTCGCTGCCGTGCGCACCGCATCTTGAGAAGGGTATGCGTAGTTCAAAGCCTGATGGACGGTACGTATCGTCACTTCTTCGTTTTGAATCGGGAAATCGATTGCTTCAAATCTTTGGACATGATGCAGTTGAGCCATCATTTCTTGCAGTGTCGCAATCTCCGCAAGATCCGGTACACCAATCATGCGGTACATCCACGAGGTCGACTCATGAAATGAAGCGGGAACTGTGAAGCCGAAGGACTCGATGAAGGTCGAAGCGCTTGGCAATCGCAAGAGCGCCGGAGCAATCCAGTCCAAGTACGTTTTCGCCTCTCGTCTCGCCTCACTAGCCAACAGCTCCCCGGATTGTTCGACCTGGAGCCACTGTTGGAGATGTTTGACCGGTTCCCCTACCGTTCCGACTAGGATCAGTTTTTCTTTCGCCCGCGTCAAAGCGACGTAAAGAACACGCATCTCTTCTGCTTTCATCGTCGCGTCTAAATCTCTTCGAATCATCTCTTTCACAAATGTTTCCGACTTTGTACGCGTCACCACATCGATTGCATCCAGTGAAATCCCGTAATGCTTGTGGAAAATGACACGTTGCATCTGATCACGTTTATTGAATTGTTTTCCGAGCTGAGCGACGATCGTCACCGGGAACTCGAGACCTTTCGATTTATGGACGGTCATGATGCGAACGACGTTCTCCTCGTCCCCAAGTGACCGTGCCTCTGACAAGTCCTCACCGGTATCCTGCAGACGGTCCATCACGCGTAAGAAGCGATAAAGGCCACGATAGCCACTACGTTCATAGGAGAGGGCGCGGTCATAGAGCGCCTTCAAGTTTTCTTGCCGTCCTTTTCCTCCAGGCAATCCACCTGAAAAGTCATAAAACCCGGTATCATTGAATAACTGTTGAATCAATTCAGACAGACTATGGTTTCGCGCATAGGTGCGCCAACGGGATAGTCGGTCGAGCATCTCTCCACATTTCACCCCAAGCTCATCATCGTCATCTGCCTTTGCTTTGAGTGCCTCATAGAATGAATCGTCGGATTCGAGTCGGATTCGTGCCAACTCACCGTCATCGAAACGGAACATCGGTGAACGAAGCGCACCTGCGAGAGGGATATCTTGTAGCGGGTTGTCAATCACTTTCAAGAGGGCAAGGATCATACGGATCTCAGTCGCTTGAAAATATCCACCATCCGAATCGGTGTAAGCCGGGATGTTGTACTGTGTCAAAATATCCATCAACTGCTCGACTCGTTCTTTTTTCGAACGCACGAGAATCACGATGTCTCGATACTCACAGTTTCGAAGTTGTCCGGTCTCTTCATCCGTCACCTTGAACGGTTCTTCTCCCGATACGAGTTCTAAGATTCGGGTTGCGATCGCCCGACCTTCTACCTCTTGCTTCGATAACTCACGACTCTCCCCGTCGACCAAAATGAATTCTGGGTCCGCTGGAATCGGTTCATACTCACGTCCCGGTACAAGTTGTGCTGCCTCGTCATATGCGATTTCGCCGACCTCTTCATCCATGAGCTGAACGAACAAGTCATTAATCCCGTGGAGGACTTCTCTGCGACTACGGAAGTTTTGAGAAAGGTCGATTCGTTTCCCTGTACCCGCTTGTCTAAAGCGCGTCGCCTTATCGATGAAAAGACCCGGTTCTGCATGGCGGAATCGATAAATCGATTGTTTGATGTCGCCCACCATGAATAAGTTCCCGACTTCCTCTCGTTCATTTGCGACCAGATTGATGATTGTTTCTTGAATCTCGTTCGTATCTTGGTATTCATCAACGAGTACCTCAGCGAATCGTTCTTTATAAAGCGCAGCAACATCGGACGGTCCCCCGTCTTGTCGTAAAATGGCGAGCGCATAATGTTCC encodes:
- the addA gene encoding helicase-exonuclease AddAB subunit AddA, giving the protein MTVKWTNDQFAAIEARGSHVLVSAAAGSGKTAVLVERLSSRLLDETDELTADRMLVVTFTNAAAAEMKRRIAKALEEALREDPTNEYVRKQRQMLNRALITTIHSFCLEVIRENYYLLDLDPAFKIAEERDLVLLQDDVLEEVLEEEYGKQDTDFFSLVDAYTSDRGDSEIEDLILGMYHYARTLPNPDAYLDNLVSMYTFGDDPDEEAILIEFGQMLWQDIEKAVRELRKLEAELRVAGYEPQSDNVRQAIFPFEQLEGETIVWSELETAARAMKFGTMKAVPKKEEHQIYHEVLKPAYDQAKKKLTTVVEQARVSGADLLESVSMQQPLVETLVRTVRTFGQAYEQAKRERAFVDFSDLEHYALAILRQDGGPSDVAALYKERFAEVLVDEYQDTNEIQETIINLVANEREEVGNLFMVGDIKQSIYRFRHAEPGLFIDKATRFRQAGTGKRIDLSQNFRSRREVLHGINDLFVQLMDEEVGEIAYDEAAQLVPGREYEPIPADPEFILVDGESRELSKQEVEGRAIATRILELVSGEEPFKVTDEETGQLRNCEYRDIVILVRSKKERVEQLMDILTQYNIPAYTDSDGGYFQATEIRMILALLKVIDNPLQDIPLAGALRSPMFRFDDGELARIRLESDDSFYEALKAKADDDDELGVKCGEMLDRLSRWRTYARNHSLSELIQQLFNDTGFYDFSGGLPGGKGRQENLKALYDRALSYERSGYRGLYRFLRVMDRLQDTGEDLSEARSLGDEENVVRIMTVHKSKGLEFPVTIVAQLGKQFNKRDQMQRVIFHKHYGISLDAIDVVTRTKSETFVKEMIRRDLDATMKAEEMRVLYVALTRAKEKLILVGTVGEPVKHLQQWLQVEQSGELLASEARREAKTYLDWIAPALLRLPSASTFIESFGFTVPASFHESTSWMYRMIGVPDLAEIATLQEMMAQLHHVQRFEAIDFPIQNEEVTIRTVHQALNYAYPSQDAVRTAAKQTVTELKRAMQLEQAAFEDPVRPVDTPYREPKWRQVKQTGAERGTTLHLIFQLADPSQPIVDQINRWEMQGMLSPVEAETARLALPDVEAFFQTEVGQSLAGAIERGTAWRELPFTYTVPAERVNPNGQFTDEHVLIQGIIDCLYFDGTSYVLLDYKSDAVVHLSESREEAHNRLRDRYAIQLQLYREAIETIWDIRVERTLIYSLDLQEIVTVSTK